A genomic region of Azoarcus sp. KH32C contains the following coding sequences:
- a CDS encoding Hpt domain-containing protein, giving the protein MSDESLFDRSALLDNLDNDLDLLRLMAKTFVDDVPRLLTELRTALRTGDAPAAARATHNLKGSAANFGAARLVTHLAAMEQACRRGELAEASAAAKDAERLVAVLAVELRREFSAH; this is encoded by the coding sequence ATGTCGGATGAATCGCTGTTCGACCGCTCCGCCCTCCTCGATAACCTGGACAACGATCTCGATCTGCTGCGGCTGATGGCGAAGACCTTCGTCGACGACGTTCCGCGCCTGCTTACGGAACTGCGCACTGCCCTGCGGACCGGCGATGCTCCGGCAGCGGCCCGGGCGACCCACAACCTCAAGGGGTCGGCCGCGAACTTCGGCGCCGCGAGGCTGGTCACACACCTCGCGGCGATGGAACAGGCATGCCGGCGCGGTGAGCTCGCCGAGGCAAGTGCGGCGGCGAAGGATGCGGAACGCCTGGTTGCGGTGCTGGCCGTAGAGTTGCGCCGCGAGTTCAGCGCACACTGA